Proteins from a single region of Corynebacterium casei LMG S-19264:
- the ffh gene encoding signal recognition particle protein — protein sequence MFESLSDRLQTTLKGLRGKGKLTEADINATAREIRLALLEADVSLTVVRGFIKRIKERAVGAEVSEALNPAQQVIKIVNEELVTILGGETRRMQFAKNPPTVIMLAGLQGAGKTTLAGKLAKHLSGQGHTPMLVACDLQRPGAVQQLQIVGERAGVPTFAPDVGTSVDAHDHEMGTSTGDPVQVAQAGIEEAKRAQHDVVIIDTAGRLGIDETLMTQARNIRDAVNPDEVLFVIDSMIGQDAVSTAEAFRDGVDFTGVVLTKLDGDARGGAALSIREVTGKPIMFASTGEKLENFDVFHPERMASRILGMGDMLSLIEQAEATLDHDKAEDAARKLGSGELTLNDFLDQLLMVRKMGPIGNLLKMMPGGKQMSEMADMVDEKQIDRIQAIIRGMTPEERENPKVLNASRRKRIALGSGVEVADVNQLIERFNEAKKMMTKMAGQFGMGGGARSATKKKPKGRKGKNGKRKKPKNSNRGGGMPQMPGGMPGMPGMPGGGGMPSMEELQKLQEQMGSGGAGGGTPGMGNKLPKGMENIDLNNLKFDK from the coding sequence GTGTTCGAGTCACTATCAGATCGCTTACAAACGACGCTGAAGGGTCTGCGCGGTAAAGGCAAGCTGACCGAGGCAGACATCAACGCCACCGCGCGTGAGATTCGTCTTGCGCTGCTGGAAGCCGACGTGTCTTTGACCGTTGTGCGCGGGTTCATCAAGCGTATTAAAGAACGCGCTGTTGGCGCGGAAGTTTCTGAAGCGCTGAACCCTGCTCAGCAGGTTATCAAGATTGTTAATGAAGAGCTGGTCACCATTCTTGGTGGTGAGACCCGCCGCATGCAGTTTGCGAAGAACCCGCCAACTGTCATTATGCTCGCTGGTCTGCAGGGTGCTGGTAAAACCACCCTCGCCGGTAAATTAGCCAAGCACCTGTCAGGTCAAGGCCACACCCCGATGCTGGTGGCCTGTGACTTGCAGCGTCCTGGTGCAGTCCAGCAGCTGCAGATTGTTGGTGAGCGCGCTGGCGTTCCAACCTTCGCTCCGGATGTGGGTACCTCGGTGGATGCGCACGACCACGAGATGGGCACCTCTACCGGTGACCCAGTCCAGGTCGCGCAGGCAGGTATTGAAGAAGCCAAGCGTGCACAGCATGACGTGGTCATCATTGACACCGCGGGTCGCTTGGGTATTGATGAAACCCTGATGACACAGGCCCGCAACATCCGTGATGCCGTCAATCCAGATGAAGTTCTCTTCGTCATTGACTCCATGATCGGTCAAGACGCAGTTTCTACCGCTGAGGCCTTCCGCGACGGAGTGGACTTTACCGGCGTTGTGTTGACCAAGCTGGATGGTGACGCCCGTGGTGGTGCTGCACTGTCTATCCGTGAAGTTACCGGCAAGCCAATCATGTTTGCTTCCACGGGTGAGAAGCTAGAGAACTTTGATGTCTTCCACCCTGAGCGCATGGCCAGCCGAATTCTCGGCATGGGTGACATGCTCAGCCTCATTGAGCAGGCCGAAGCAACCCTGGACCATGACAAGGCCGAGGACGCCGCGCGCAAGCTTGGCTCTGGTGAGCTCACTCTGAATGACTTCCTTGACCAGTTGCTGATGGTCCGCAAGATGGGCCCAATTGGCAACCTGCTCAAGATGATGCCTGGCGGCAAGCAGATGAGCGAAATGGCCGATATGGTCGATGAAAAGCAGATCGACCGCATTCAAGCCATCATCCGCGGTATGACCCCAGAAGAGCGCGAGAACCCAAAGGTGCTCAACGCATCACGCCGTAAGCGTATCGCGCTGGGTTCCGGTGTTGAGGTCGCTGATGTTAACCAGCTCATCGAGCGCTTCAATGAGGCGAAGAAGATGATGACCAAGATGGCCGGCCAGTTCGGTATGGGCGGCGGCGCACGTTCTGCGACGAAGAAGAAGCCAAAGGGCCGCAAGGGCAAGAACGGCAAGCGCAAGAAGCCAAAGAACTCCAACCGCGGCGGCGGTATGCCACAGATGCCAGGCGGCATGCCGGGTATGCCGGGCATGCCTGGTGGTGGCGGTATGCCATCCATGGAAGAACTCCAGAAGCTACAAGAGCAGATGGGTAGTGGCGGCGCCGGTGGCGGCACCCCAGGAATGGGCAACAAGCTGCCTAAGGGCATGGAGAACATCGACTTGAACAACCTCAAGTTTGATAAGTAA